Proteins encoded by one window of Anaerobacillus sp. CMMVII:
- the miaA gene encoding tRNA (adenosine(37)-N6)-dimethylallyltransferase MiaA codes for MKEKLVVIVGPTAVGKTKLGVELAKSLKGEVISGDSMQIYKGMDIGTAKVTHAEMGGIPHHLIDIKEPTESFSVAEFQSLVKPLISKLNGEGKLPLIVGGTGLYISSVIYDYNFPDAPSDPDYRQKMEKFVTEFGVERLHEKLKDIDHISYETIHPNNYRRVIRALEVYHVTNKTIYDFQEQQPKVSQYDVIMIGLTMDRDLLYERINARVDLMIEAGLIEEAKNLYESGVINCQSVQAIGYKEIYDYIEGRTTKEQAIETLKQNSRRYAKRQLTWFRNKMDINWFEVSEANFTEKKQEILKLIEERL; via the coding sequence ATGAAAGAAAAGCTTGTTGTGATTGTCGGTCCTACAGCTGTCGGCAAAACAAAATTAGGAGTTGAATTAGCGAAATCGCTTAAAGGGGAAGTAATTAGCGGTGATTCAATGCAAATTTATAAAGGGATGGATATTGGAACAGCAAAGGTTACTCACGCTGAAATGGGTGGAATTCCTCACCATTTAATTGATATTAAAGAACCGACAGAGAGTTTTTCTGTCGCAGAATTTCAAAGCTTAGTAAAGCCATTAATTTCAAAGTTAAATGGAGAAGGAAAACTCCCTCTAATTGTTGGTGGAACTGGTTTGTATATTAGTTCTGTTATCTATGATTACAATTTTCCTGACGCACCTAGTGATCCTGACTATCGTCAAAAGATGGAAAAGTTTGTAACTGAATTTGGTGTAGAAAGACTTCACGAAAAACTAAAAGACATTGACCACATTAGCTATGAAACAATCCATCCTAATAATTACCGTAGAGTAATTAGGGCATTGGAAGTTTATCATGTGACAAATAAAACGATCTATGACTTCCAAGAGCAACAACCTAAAGTAAGTCAGTATGATGTTATCATGATTGGTTTAACGATGGATCGTGATTTGTTATATGAGCGAATTAATGCTAGAGTTGATTTGATGATTGAGGCTGGGCTCATTGAAGAAGCCAAGAACCTCTATGAGAGTGGCGTAATCAATTGTCAGTCAGTACAAGCAATCGGTTATAAAGAAATTTATGACTACATAGAAGGACGAACGACGAAGGAACAGGCGATTGAAACCTTAAAGCAAAATTCAAGAAGGTACGCAAAACGCCAACTTACTTGGTTTCGCAATAAAATGGATATCAATTGGTTTGAAGTATCAGAAGCAAATTTCACAGAAAAGAAACAAGAAATTCTTAAATTAATAGAGGAAAGACTCTAA
- the hfq gene encoding RNA chaperone Hfq, producing the protein MKQQSVNIQDVFLNQLRKESIPVTVFLLNGFQLRGLIKGFDNFTVILETEGKQQLVYKHAISTFSPQKNVPLNPEA; encoded by the coding sequence ATGAAGCAACAATCGGTAAACATTCAAGATGTATTTTTAAATCAACTTAGAAAAGAGAGTATTCCAGTTACCGTTTTTCTTTTAAATGGATTTCAACTAAGAGGTTTAATCAAAGGTTTTGATAACTTTACAGTTATTTTAGAAACTGAAGGTAAACAACAATTAGTTTATAAACATGCGATCTCAACATTTTCACCTCAAAAAAACGTCCCGTTAAATCCAGAAGCATAA
- a CDS encoding site-specific integrase has product MIFLTKAEIKQLFTSLRSSHNLSENQLKTRHLIVDRNETILTLFLYYGLTLQELTSLRMNQIHFETNTISLNTALEPRIITLSLEHKLLFYKYYETIPTPVRPRYHDNDPFLVAFDFQRGTFRWVYEEDKPKTLTDIAVQRMLQKEIKRSGLRKGISAQHLRNTFILMEISKDKSISEIQKELGLKTEISLKKYFQYAKAKALN; this is encoded by the coding sequence GTGATTTTTTTAACAAAAGCGGAAATAAAACAGCTGTTCACGTCACTTCGATCAAGCCACAACCTTTCAGAAAATCAACTTAAGACTAGACATTTAATTGTCGATCGTAATGAAACGATTCTTACTTTATTTTTATATTACGGGCTCACGCTTCAAGAATTAACTAGCTTACGAATGAACCAGATCCACTTCGAAACGAATACGATATCCTTAAATACCGCATTAGAGCCAAGAATTATCACACTCTCCTTAGAACATAAACTACTCTTTTATAAGTATTATGAAACGATTCCAACACCTGTTCGACCAAGGTATCATGATAACGATCCTTTTTTAGTTGCTTTTGATTTTCAAAGAGGTACTTTCCGTTGGGTTTATGAAGAAGATAAACCGAAAACGTTAACAGACATTGCTGTACAGAGGATGCTTCAAAAGGAAATAAAACGAAGTGGACTTAGAAAGGGAATTTCGGCTCAACATCTAAGGAATACATTTATTTTAATGGAAATCAGTAAAGATAAGTCGATTAGCGAAATACAAAAAGAATTGGGCTTAAAAACAGAGATTTCCTTAAAAAAATATTTTCAATATGCGAAGGCAAAAGCTTTAAATTAA
- a CDS encoding phage integrase N-terminal SAM-like domain-containing protein gives MLFQTSLPSFVKDYLFSLIKKKRKPSTIKRYIYDLEDFFLWMQIEKHEQSFATWATLTKRDIENYITILTDSRRYQPRTTKRVLTVLNQLYKYYDNLGLSKNPILEINMIELEEDTMTDSDFFNKSGNKTAVHVTSIKPQPFRKST, from the coding sequence TTGTTATTTCAAACCTCTTTACCTAGCTTCGTAAAAGACTATCTATTCTCTTTAATAAAGAAGAAACGGAAACCCTCGACAATAAAACGATACATCTATGACCTTGAAGATTTTTTTCTTTGGATGCAAATCGAAAAACATGAACAATCTTTCGCTACCTGGGCCACTTTAACTAAACGTGACATCGAGAATTACATAACCATCCTAACAGATTCGAGAAGATACCAACCAAGAACAACAAAACGGGTACTTACTGTTTTAAATCAGCTTTATAAATATTATGACAACTTAGGCTTATCCAAAAACCCAATTCTTGAGATAAATATGATTGAGCTTGAAGAAGATACGATGACGGATAGTGATTTTTTTAACAAAAGCGGAAATAAAACAGCTGTTCACGTCACTTCGATCAAGCCACAACCTTTCAGAAAATCAACTTAA
- the hflX gene encoding GTPase HflX yields MVETTKSTEEKVLLVGCKLTEVQEDRFRYSMEELAALTKTAGGVVHSTVIQNRHSLDRATYIGKGKIEEIIPLVEELEIDVVIFNDELSTSQVRNLTALIPARIIDRTQLILDIFSKRAKSKEGKLQVELAQLNYLLPRLSGQGHSLSRLGGGIGTRGPGETQLETDRRHIRRRMDEIKEQLKSIVKHRALYRERRKENRAFQIALVGYTNAGKSTIHNRLTVADALAEDQLFATLDPLTRRVKLPCGFQALLTDTVGFIQDLPTTLVAAFRSTLEEVREADFLLHVVDASSEDYFNHEATVMSLLDQLDVKDVPMLTVYNKRDAMTAQFVPTEGKKSTIISALQQADLEKLLLRIEEELKQNFKYFEAKIPASHGKFLTSVQMGAIIEKREWVEEVESYLVRGYVPPLSTTYKQLQQFQA; encoded by the coding sequence TTGGTTGAAACAACGAAAAGTACCGAAGAGAAAGTGTTGCTAGTAGGCTGTAAATTAACAGAAGTGCAAGAAGATCGTTTTCGTTATTCGATGGAGGAATTAGCTGCATTGACGAAAACGGCAGGAGGAGTTGTACATTCGACTGTCATTCAAAATCGACATAGCCTAGATCGCGCTACTTATATTGGAAAAGGAAAAATTGAAGAAATTATTCCTTTAGTTGAAGAACTTGAAATAGATGTAGTTATTTTTAATGACGAACTCTCGACTAGTCAGGTTCGAAATTTGACGGCATTAATTCCTGCTAGAATTATTGATCGAACGCAGCTTATCTTAGATATTTTTTCTAAGCGAGCAAAATCAAAAGAAGGGAAGCTCCAGGTTGAATTAGCGCAGTTGAATTATTTGTTGCCAAGGTTATCTGGCCAAGGGCACTCCTTATCAAGACTTGGTGGTGGTATCGGGACGAGGGGGCCAGGTGAAACTCAGCTTGAAACCGATCGTCGTCATATCCGACGTAGAATGGATGAAATTAAGGAGCAATTAAAATCGATCGTTAAGCATCGTGCCTTATATCGCGAGCGCAGAAAAGAAAATAGAGCGTTCCAAATCGCCTTGGTTGGTTATACAAATGCCGGAAAATCGACGATACATAATCGCTTAACAGTCGCAGACGCCCTAGCGGAAGATCAATTATTTGCAACGTTAGATCCGTTAACAAGAAGAGTAAAGCTACCTTGTGGGTTTCAAGCGTTGCTAACAGATACGGTAGGTTTTATTCAAGATCTTCCGACCACTTTAGTAGCGGCATTTCGTTCGACGTTAGAAGAAGTACGTGAAGCAGATTTTTTATTGCATGTAGTTGATGCTTCTAGTGAGGATTACTTTAATCATGAAGCAACCGTAATGTCATTATTAGACCAACTCGATGTCAAAGATGTACCAATGCTTACAGTATATAATAAACGCGATGCTATGACCGCACAATTTGTCCCGACAGAAGGGAAGAAATCAACCATTATTTCTGCGTTGCAACAAGCTGATTTAGAGAAACTCCTCCTTAGAATTGAAGAGGAACTTAAACAAAATTTCAAATATTTTGAAGCGAAAATCCCTGCTAGCCATGGAAAATTTCTAACAAGTGTGCAAATGGGGGCGATTATTGAGAAACGAGAGTGGGTAGAAGAAGTAGAAAGCTATCTGGTAAGAGGCTATGTGCCACCCCTTTCTACTACCTATAAACAATTACAACAATTTCAAGCATAA
- a CDS encoding methionine gamma-lyase family protein, protein MYEQFSNGEKLKQIVKEVEEKIKAIHNKIEETMEENQLHVLQAFRDHQVSDFHFTPSTGYGYDDVGRDTLESIYARVFGGEAAIVRPQIISGTHAIATCLFGVLRPGDELLYITGKPYDTLEEVVGSRGHGNGSLKEFGITYGCVELTAEGRVDFAEVANRIKSETKVIGIQRSKGYANRPSYTISEIKEMIAFVKEIKKDVIVFVDNCYGEFVETLEPCHVGADLIAGSLIKNPGGGIVKTGGYIVGKEALVDLASYRLAAPGIGKEGGASLYSLQEMYQGFFLAPHTVGQALKGAVFTAAFLEKLQFSTNPSWDATRTDLIQSVQFNHSETMIAFCQGIQQAAPVNAHVVPYPSSMPGYEDEVIMAAGTFIQGASIEFSADGPLRPPYVAYVQGGLTYGHVKIGILTAVDHLVKKGLLTI, encoded by the coding sequence ATGTACGAACAATTTTCGAATGGTGAAAAATTAAAACAAATAGTGAAAGAAGTCGAAGAAAAAATAAAAGCAATACATAACAAGATTGAAGAGACGATGGAAGAAAACCAATTGCATGTATTGCAGGCGTTTCGCGATCATCAAGTCTCTGATTTTCATTTTACTCCATCCACTGGTTATGGTTACGACGATGTCGGTCGGGATACTTTAGAATCAATCTATGCCCGTGTTTTCGGAGGTGAAGCAGCGATTGTACGTCCTCAGATCATCTCAGGCACGCATGCGATAGCGACTTGTTTGTTTGGAGTTTTACGCCCGGGTGATGAATTATTATATATTACAGGAAAGCCTTACGATACGTTAGAAGAAGTGGTAGGGAGTAGAGGTCACGGGAACGGATCGTTGAAAGAATTTGGAATAACCTACGGTTGTGTCGAGCTAACTGCGGAAGGTAGAGTAGACTTCGCTGAAGTTGCTAACAGAATAAAGAGTGAGACAAAAGTAATTGGCATACAAAGGTCCAAGGGGTATGCCAATCGTCCTTCCTATACAATAAGCGAGATCAAGGAAATGATCGCATTTGTGAAAGAGATTAAGAAAGATGTAATTGTTTTTGTTGATAATTGTTATGGAGAATTTGTCGAGACCTTAGAGCCTTGTCATGTAGGAGCTGACCTGATTGCAGGGTCCCTAATTAAAAACCCTGGTGGTGGAATAGTGAAAACGGGTGGCTATATTGTTGGGAAAGAAGCGCTGGTTGACTTAGCTTCTTATCGCCTTGCAGCTCCTGGTATCGGAAAAGAAGGTGGAGCCTCATTATATAGTTTACAAGAAATGTACCAAGGGTTCTTTCTTGCACCGCATACTGTCGGTCAAGCATTAAAAGGTGCTGTTTTTACCGCTGCATTTCTTGAAAAGCTGCAGTTTTCAACAAATCCAAGCTGGGATGCTACGAGAACAGATTTAATCCAATCGGTACAATTTAATCATTCAGAAACAATGATTGCCTTTTGCCAAGGGATCCAACAAGCGGCCCCAGTAAATGCCCATGTGGTTCCGTACCCTAGCTCTATGCCAGGATACGAAGATGAGGTAATTATGGCAGCGGGAACGTTTATCCAAGGAGCTAGTATAGAATTTTCGGCTGATGGTCCGCTCCGCCCACCATATGTTGCTTATGTTCAAGGAGGGCTTACCTATGGGCACGTAAAAATAGGGATCTTGACAGCTGTTGATCATTTAGTGAAAAAAGGCTTACTAACCATATAA
- a CDS encoding MerR family transcriptional regulator has product MGDHIRRNMPLFPIGIVKKLTELSARQIRYYEEHGLIHPARTSGNQRLFSFNDVDRLLEIKELIDTGVNISGIKQVFIMKQQVKHAVPDLLQTNNHKVQKELTDQQLRSYLKSELMMAGRFGKASLIQGELSRFFH; this is encoded by the coding sequence TTGGGAGATCACATTAGAAGAAACATGCCGTTGTTCCCAATAGGTATCGTAAAAAAACTTACTGAATTATCAGCAAGGCAAATACGCTATTACGAGGAACATGGATTAATTCATCCGGCACGTACAAGTGGTAATCAACGATTGTTTTCCTTTAATGACGTTGATAGGCTATTAGAAATTAAAGAGCTAATCGACACTGGTGTTAATATCTCTGGTATCAAGCAAGTTTTCATCATGAAACAACAAGTGAAACATGCAGTTCCAGATTTGCTTCAAACGAATAATCATAAAGTTCAAAAAGAATTAACCGATCAACAGCTAAGAAGCTATTTAAAAAGTGAATTAATGATGGCTGGAAGATTTGGGAAAGCTTCGTTAATTCAAGGAGAATTATCAAGATTTTTTCATTAA
- the glnA gene encoding type I glutamate--ammonia ligase, which yields MGAKYSREDIMKLAKEENVRFLRLQFTDLLGIIKNVEVPISQLTKVLDNMMMFDGSSIEGFVRIEESDMYLFPDLDTWVVFPWTSEKGKVARLICDIHDASGVPFAGDPRGVLKRVLAEAKEMGFTSFNIGPEPEFFLFKVDEKGEPTLELNDKGGYFDLAPTDLGENCRRDIVLELEDMGFEIEASHHEVAPGQHEIDFKYADAVTTCDNIQTFKLVVKTIARKHGLHATFMPKPLFGVNGSGMHCNMSLFKGNENVFYDASTETGLSETAMQFLAGIIEHAEAFTAITNPTVNSYKRLVPGYEAPCYVAWSMRNRSPLIRIPASRGLSTRIEVRSPDPAANPYLAMAAMLAAGLDGIKNKMTPPPSTDRNIYVMNKEERMEAGINDLPATLKEALEKLRADEIITSALGEHALEHFCEAKEIEWDMFRTQVHPWEREQYMSNY from the coding sequence ATGGGAGCAAAGTATTCAAGAGAAGACATTATGAAATTGGCAAAAGAGGAGAATGTAAGATTTCTTCGCCTACAATTTACTGATTTACTAGGAATTATTAAAAACGTGGAAGTTCCAATTAGCCAGTTAACCAAAGTATTAGATAATATGATGATGTTTGATGGTTCATCTATCGAAGGTTTTGTACGTATTGAAGAATCGGATATGTACTTATTCCCTGATTTAGATACTTGGGTTGTATTCCCTTGGACGAGTGAAAAAGGGAAAGTTGCCCGCCTAATTTGTGATATCCACGATGCTTCAGGTGTACCATTTGCAGGTGACCCACGTGGCGTTTTAAAGCGAGTTTTAGCTGAAGCAAAAGAAATGGGCTTTACTTCGTTTAACATCGGACCTGAGCCTGAGTTTTTCTTATTCAAAGTTGATGAAAAAGGCGAACCTACGTTGGAATTAAACGATAAAGGTGGATACTTTGACCTTGCACCTACAGACCTAGGCGAAAACTGCCGACGTGATATCGTTCTAGAACTTGAGGATATGGGCTTTGAAATTGAAGCTTCGCACCATGAAGTAGCACCAGGACAACACGAAATTGATTTCAAATACGCTGACGCGGTAACGACATGTGATAACATCCAAACATTTAAGTTAGTTGTTAAAACAATTGCAAGAAAACACGGCTTACACGCAACATTCATGCCGAAACCTTTATTTGGAGTTAATGGATCAGGGATGCACTGTAACATGTCCTTATTTAAAGGTAATGAAAATGTCTTTTATGATGCATCAACAGAAACTGGTTTAAGCGAAACAGCGATGCAATTCTTAGCAGGTATCATTGAGCATGCAGAAGCATTTACAGCTATTACAAACCCAACTGTTAATTCATATAAGCGTTTAGTGCCTGGTTATGAAGCACCTTGCTATGTTGCATGGTCAATGCGTAATCGTAGTCCGCTAATTCGTATTCCGGCATCTCGTGGCTTAAGTACTCGTATTGAAGTACGTAGCCCAGACCCTGCAGCAAATCCTTACCTAGCAATGGCTGCTATGCTTGCAGCGGGTCTTGACGGAATTAAAAATAAAATGACACCACCTCCATCAACAGACCGTAACATCTATGTGATGAACAAAGAAGAGCGTATGGAAGCAGGTATTAATGATCTTCCAGCAACTCTTAAAGAAGCACTTGAGAAGTTAAGAGCTGATGAAATTATTACAAGCGCTCTTGGAGAGCATGCTTTAGAACACTTCTGTGAAGCTAAGGAAATTGAATGGGATATGTTCAGAACCCAAGTTCATCCATGGGAACGCGAGCAATATATGTCAAACTACTAA
- the lexA gene encoding transcriptional repressor LexA: MNKVSKRQQEILDYIKDEVRKKGYPPSVREIGEAVGLASSSTVHGHLSRLEKKGFIRRDPTKPRAIEVLDLNGGEFEQITPNTTYVPIIGKVTAGEPITAFENVEDYLPLPEKFVGDDKVFVLIIQGDSMIEAGIFDRDMVIVRQQQTANNGDIVVAMTEEDEATVKRFFKEKDFIRLQPENSTMEPIILQNCSILGKVIGVFRSVH; the protein is encoded by the coding sequence ATGAACAAGGTATCGAAACGGCAGCAAGAAATATTAGATTATATCAAAGACGAAGTTCGTAAAAAAGGATATCCACCTTCCGTTCGTGAAATTGGTGAAGCAGTAGGTTTGGCTTCTAGTTCAACTGTTCACGGACATTTATCCCGCCTAGAGAAAAAAGGATTTATTCGTAGAGACCCAACTAAACCTAGAGCCATTGAAGTACTAGATTTAAATGGCGGAGAATTTGAACAAATCACACCTAATACGACCTACGTGCCTATTATTGGTAAGGTTACTGCCGGAGAACCAATTACCGCTTTTGAGAATGTAGAAGATTACTTGCCCCTTCCGGAGAAATTTGTTGGTGACGATAAAGTATTTGTCCTTATTATTCAAGGGGATAGTATGATTGAGGCAGGAATTTTCGATAGAGATATGGTTATTGTTAGACAACAACAAACGGCTAATAACGGTGATATCGTTGTAGCAATGACTGAGGAAGACGAAGCAACTGTGAAACGCTTCTTTAAGGAGAAGGATTTTATTAGACTCCAGCCCGAAAACTCAACAATGGAGCCTATTATTCTACAAAACTGCTCAATTCTAGGAAAAGTTATCGGTGTGTTCCGCTCGGTACATTAG
- a CDS encoding LysM peptidoglycan-binding domain-containing protein, producing MNRNRNHSIQGMSYIVVFMLLIAYLLMSVHVSAQPKFDHILEVEVNVGDTLWSISSQYSDRMTVPAYISLVKAENNLKDHNIYPGQVLLLPQIENKEVSTAHEHESNYLLSSKH from the coding sequence ATGAATAGAAATAGAAATCATTCGATCCAGGGTATGAGCTATATCGTAGTGTTTATGTTGTTAATTGCCTACTTGTTAATGTCGGTTCATGTTTCTGCGCAACCGAAATTTGACCATATACTAGAAGTTGAAGTCAATGTTGGAGATACACTCTGGTCTATCTCGAGTCAATATTCTGATAGAATGACAGTGCCAGCTTATATATCCTTAGTAAAAGCGGAAAACAATCTTAAAGACCATAACATTTATCCAGGGCAAGTCCTCCTATTACCACAGATAGAAAATAAGGAGGTTTCAACTGCACATGAACATGAAAGCAATTATTTATTGTCGAGTAAGCACTGA
- a CDS encoding recombinase family protein, whose amino-acid sequence MKAIIYCRVSTDKEAQHSSILRQKEELVMLAKKNDLEIYKIIEEKASGYEIEREGIFELLDDFKEKRADVLLIQDDTRLGRGNTKIALVHQLLKNEVQIQTINDSGELKLSETDTLVLNIVSIVEEYQRKLHNLKIKRGINKAIENGFNPRKNLGNTNLGGRTKKEVPIEEIVRLKSMKLTFREIAATLRGFGYDVSKATVHRRYQEYLQDNLDTVETTSLKN is encoded by the coding sequence ATGAAAGCAATTATTTATTGTCGAGTAAGCACTGATAAGGAAGCACAGCATTCCTCTATCTTGAGGCAAAAAGAAGAATTAGTTATGTTAGCAAAGAAAAATGATCTGGAAATATACAAAATAATTGAGGAAAAAGCTAGTGGGTATGAGATTGAGAGAGAAGGAATTTTTGAACTTTTAGATGATTTTAAAGAGAAAAGGGCAGATGTTTTATTGATCCAAGATGATACCCGGTTAGGAAGAGGAAATACGAAAATTGCTCTTGTGCATCAATTATTGAAAAATGAAGTGCAAATTCAAACAATAAATGATTCTGGAGAGTTAAAACTCTCAGAAACTGACACGCTAGTACTTAATATTGTTAGTATTGTTGAAGAATACCAACGGAAATTACATAATTTAAAAATAAAGCGAGGCATAAATAAAGCGATTGAGAATGGTTTTAATCCTCGCAAGAATTTAGGGAATACTAACTTAGGAGGCCGGACTAAAAAAGAGGTGCCGATCGAAGAAATTGTACGATTAAAAAGCATGAAATTAACCTTCCGAGAAATTGCAGCAACCTTAAGAGGATTTGGCTATGATGTTTCTAAGGCAACCGTCCACCGTCGTTACCAAGAATACCTTCAAGACAATCTGGATACGGTTGAAACTACATCTCTGAAAAATTAG
- a CDS encoding DUF896 domain-containing protein, whose protein sequence is MLSSEKIKRINELAKKAKQTSLTNEESKEQQQLRQEYIQTFRSSFDNQLHSIKVVDEKGEDVTPEKLKASKESVRSNLKH, encoded by the coding sequence ATGTTATCTAGTGAAAAAATAAAACGTATTAATGAACTTGCAAAGAAGGCAAAACAAACAAGTCTTACAAACGAAGAAAGTAAAGAACAACAGCAATTACGTCAAGAATACATTCAGACGTTTCGCTCCTCTTTTGATAATCAACTACATTCAATTAAAGTGGTAGATGAAAAAGGAGAAGATGTCACGCCTGAGAAGTTGAAGGCGAGTAAGGAAAGTGTTAGAAGTAATTTAAAGCACTAA
- the tkt gene encoding transketolase, with protein sequence MSVNVDELAINTIRTLSIDSIEKANSGHPGMPMGAAPMAYALFAKYMNHNPNNPNWFNRDRFVLSAGHGSMLLYSLLHLSGYDLSLEDLQSFRQWGSKTPGHPEFGHTPGVDATTGPLGQGVAMAVGFAMAERHLAAKYNKDGLQVVDHYTYSICGDGDLMEGVSAEAASLAGHLKLGRLVVLYDSNDISLDGELNRSFSESVEDRFKAYGWQVIRVEQGNDIAEINKAIEQAKQDERPTLIEVKTTIGYGSPNKAGKSASHGAPLGKDEIKLTKEAYKWTYEQEFHIPEEVTEVFAATKEAGIAKEAEWNELMKKYEEQYPELASELKLAINGDLPEGWDQNLPSYEGGKDNVATRSSSGEVLNALAKNVSQIFGGSADLASSNKTMLSGAGDFTRDSYEGRNVWFGVREFAMGAALNGMTLHGGVKAFGATFFVFSDYLRAAIRLSALMKLPVTYVFTHDSIAVGEDGPTHEPVEQLASLRAMPGISVIRPGDSNETVAAWKLALESKDEPTVLVLSRQNLMTQPSTQELAYEGVKKGAYVISPANGDTQGILLASGSEVQLAVEAQKQLEAEGIFVSVVSMPSWDRFEKQSKEYKNSVIPQDIRARVAIEMGSSIGWHKYTGDMGEVIAIDQFGASAPGEKIMEEYGFTVENVIAKLKATLEL encoded by the coding sequence ATGTCAGTAAACGTTGACGAATTAGCAATTAATACGATACGGACTTTATCGATCGATAGTATTGAGAAAGCGAATTCTGGACACCCAGGAATGCCTATGGGAGCTGCTCCAATGGCATACGCACTTTTTGCAAAGTATATGAACCATAATCCGAATAATCCTAATTGGTTTAATAGGGACCGTTTTGTATTATCAGCGGGACATGGTTCGATGCTGTTATATAGCTTGCTACACCTTTCTGGTTATGACCTTTCTTTAGAAGACTTACAAAGCTTCCGTCAGTGGGGAAGTAAAACTCCAGGTCATCCAGAATTTGGACATACTCCAGGAGTAGACGCAACAACAGGCCCGCTAGGACAAGGTGTTGCCATGGCCGTTGGATTTGCAATGGCGGAGAGACATCTAGCTGCTAAATATAATAAAGATGGTCTACAAGTTGTTGATCATTATACATACTCGATTTGCGGTGACGGAGATTTAATGGAGGGTGTATCTGCTGAGGCAGCATCACTTGCAGGTCATTTAAAGTTGGGTCGATTAGTCGTTTTATATGATTCAAATGACATTTCTTTAGACGGTGAACTAAATCGTTCATTTAGTGAAAGTGTTGAAGATCGTTTTAAAGCGTACGGTTGGCAGGTAATTCGTGTAGAACAAGGAAATGATATTGCTGAGATCAATAAAGCGATTGAGCAAGCTAAACAAGACGAGCGTCCAACGTTAATTGAAGTGAAAACAACTATTGGTTATGGTTCGCCAAATAAAGCAGGCAAATCAGCTTCACATGGTGCTCCGCTAGGAAAAGATGAAATTAAATTAACGAAAGAAGCTTATAAATGGACATATGAGCAAGAGTTCCACATTCCTGAGGAAGTTACTGAAGTTTTTGCAGCTACTAAAGAAGCAGGAATTGCGAAAGAAGCAGAGTGGAATGAGTTGATGAAGAAATATGAGGAACAGTATCCTGAACTTGCAAGCGAATTAAAACTTGCAATCAACGGGGATCTTCCAGAAGGTTGGGACCAAAATCTACCTAGCTATGAAGGTGGCAAAGATAATGTGGCGACAAGATCTTCTTCTGGAGAAGTATTAAACGCCTTAGCGAAAAACGTATCGCAAATCTTTGGTGGGTCTGCAGACTTAGCTTCTTCAAACAAAACAATGTTAAGTGGTGCAGGTGATTTCACAAGGGATAGTTATGAAGGCCGAAATGTATGGTTTGGTGTTAGAGAATTTGCAATGGGAGCAGCTTTAAATGGAATGACACTTCACGGTGGTGTAAAAGCCTTTGGCGCAACTTTCTTTGTCTTCTCTGATTATTTACGAGCAGCTATTCGTTTATCAGCTTTAATGAAATTACCAGTAACGTATGTGTTTACACATGATAGCATCGCAGTGGGTGAAGATGGACCAACTCACGAACCTGTAGAGCAGTTGGCATCGCTTCGTGCTATGCCAGGTATTTCTGTGATCAGACCTGGTGATAGTAATGAGACGGTTGCAGCTTGGAAGCTTGCTTTAGAAAGCAAAGACGAGCCGACTGTACTTGTATTATCGCGACAAAATTTAATGACTCAACCATCAACACAAGAACTAGCATATGAAGGTGTAAAAAAAGGTGCTTATGTTATCTCGCCAGCAAACGGAGATACTCAAGGTATCTTGCTTGCTTCAGGTTCTGAGGTGCAATTAGCTGTTGAGGCGCAAAAACAACTCGAAGCTGAAGGGATCTTTGTTTCAGTAGTAAGTATGCCAAGCTGGGATCGCTTTGAAAAGCAGTCGAAAGAATACAAAAATTCTGTGATTCCTCAAGATATTAGAGCGCGTGTTGCAATTGAAATGGGCTCATCTATCGGTTGGCATAAATATACTGGGGACATGGGTGAGGTTATCGCTATCGATCAGTTTGGTGCATCGGCTCCAGGTGAGAAAATAATGGAAGAGTACGGATTTACAGTAGAAAACGTTATTGCAAAATTAAAAGCTACTCTAGAACTTTAA